The Pleuronectes platessa chromosome 10, fPlePla1.1, whole genome shotgun sequence genome contains a region encoding:
- the LOC128449383 gene encoding protein S100-G, which translates to MGEGWVGAWKEGIGLHLKGSCPWSPLKSLSSNPLDLHNYSYNFATMSAISRAMALLTDTFEKHAGKDGRPNMSKAELSDLLRAEFPQICNNKEALDNIFAILDNDKDGSVDFKEFVTFVAALTVMSKQH; encoded by the exons ATGGGAGAGGGATGGGTGGGGGCTTGGAAAGAGGGTATTGGACTCCATTTAAAAGGTTCGTGTCCGTGGTCTCCTCTCAAATCCCTCTCTTCCAACCCTCTCGATCTACACAACTATTCATACAACTTTG CCACCATGTCAGCAATCAGCCGTGCAATGGCCTTACTCACAGATACCTTTGAAAAACACGCTggaaaagatggacgacccaACATGTCCAAGGCAGAACTCTCTGATCTGCTCCGTGCAGAGTTTCCTCAGATA TGCAACAACAAAGAAGCATTGGACAACATCTTCGCCATACTGGACAACGACAAGGATGGGTCGGTTGACTTCAAGGAGTTTGTCACTTTTGTGGCAGCCCTCACTGTGATGTCCAAACAACATTAA